CCGCACCCTGTGTGCGAGTCTGGCGGAATGACGGACGTGCGGATCGTGCACCTGAGCGAGCCGGTGTTCCGCGCGCTCGTGGACGGCGACCTGGCCGCGGCGAACGCGTTGAGCCCGGTGCCGCTGACGCCGCCCTTCGCGGGCGAGGAGTGGCGGGGCGTGTGGCGGATGCGCCTGGCCCAGGCCGAGGAGGACCCGTCGAGCGCCGCGTGGACCACCGGCGTCATCTGGGACGAGGAGTCGCGCACCCCCGTCGGCCGGGCCGGCTACCACGGTCCGCCGGACGAGGACGGCGTGGTGGAGATCGGCTACGCCGTCGCGCCGGAGCACCGCCGCCGCGGCTACGCCCGCGCCGCCCTCGAAGCCCTGCTGCGGCGGGCCGCCGAGGAACCGCTGGTGCGCACGGTGCGGGTGTCCATCAGCCCCGACAACGAGCCGTCCTACCTGCTCGCCGACCAGTACGGGTTCGTCGAGGTCGGCGAGCAGTGGGACGAGGAGGACGGCCTGGAGGTCGTCTACGAGCGGCCCGCCCACCTGCCCGCCGCGCCCACCCCGGACCAGGGCTGACGGTCCGTCGGCGCGGGCCGCCGGAGGAGCCCGGCCGGTGCGCCGGCCGCGCCGGGGCGTTAGGTTCCGGGCATGGACCAGACCCGGCGCCAGGCGCCCGACATCAAGCCGCGCAGTCGCGACGTCACCGACGGCCTGGAGCGCACCGCCGCACGCGGCATGCTGCGGGCGGTCGGGATGGGGGACGAGGACTGGGTCAAGCCCCAGGTCGGCGTGGCCTCCTCGTGGAACGAGATCACGCCGTGCAACCTGCCGCTCGACCGGCTGGCCAAGGCGAGCAAGGACGGCGTGCACGCGGCGGGCGGCTACCCGCTGGAGTTCGGCACGATCTCGGTGTCCGACGGCATCTCCATGGGCCACGAGGGCATGCACTTCTCCCTGGTGTCGCGCGAGGTCATCGCGGACAGCGTGGAGACGGTCGTGCAGGCCGAGCGGCTGGACGGCACGGTGCTGCTGGCCGGCTGCGACAAGTCGTTGCCGGGCATGCTGATGGCCGCCGCCCGGCTGGACCTGGCGAGCGTGTTCCTCTACGCCGGGTCGATCCTGCCCGGCCGGGTCACGCTGTCCGACGGCACCGACCGCGAGGTCACCATCATCGACGCGTTCGAGGCGGTGGGCGCGTGCTCGCGCGGCCTGATGAGCCGCGAGGACGTCGACCGGATCGAACGTGCCATCTGCCCCGGTGAGGGCGCGTGCGGCGGCATGTACACGGCGAACACCATGGCGAGCGCGGCCGAGGCGCTGGGCATGTCGCTGCCCGGCAGCGCGGCCCCGCCCGCGACGGACCGGCGGCGCGACGCGTTCGCCCGGCGCTCCGGGCAGGCCGTGGTGGAGATGCTGCGACGCGGGATCACCGCCCGGCAGGTGATGACCCGGGAGGCGTTCGAGAACGCGATCGCCGTGGTGATGGCGTTCGGCGGTTCCACGAACGCGGTCCTGCACCTGCTGGCCATCGCGCACGAGGCGGAGGTGGAGCTGTCCCTGGACGACTTCACCCGGATCGGCGCGAAGGTGCCGCACCTGGCCGACGTGAAGCCGTTCGGGCGGCACGTGATGACCGACGTCGACCGCATCGGCGGCGTGCCCGTGGTGATGAAGGCGCTGCTGGACGCGGACCTGCTGCACGGCGACTGCCTGACCGTCACCGGGCGCACGGTCGCCGAGAACCTGGCCGACATCGCCCCGCCCGACCCCGACGGCAGCGTGCTGCGCGCGATGTCGTCCCCGATCCACCGCACCGGCGGCATCACGATCCTGCACGGGTCGCTCGCGCCGGAAGGCGCGGTGGTGAAGTCCGCCGGGTTCGACTCGGACGTCTTCACCGGCACCGCGCGGGTCTTCGACCGGGAGCGCGCCGCGATGGACGCCCTGGAGGACGGCACGATCACCGCGGGCGACGTCGTGGTCATCCGCTACGAGGGCCCCAAGGGCGGTCCGGGGATGCGCGAGATGCTCGCCATCACCGCGGCCATCAAGGGCGCCGGGCTGGGCAAGGACGTCCTGCTGCTCACCGACGGCCGGTTCTCCGGCGGCACGACCGGCTTGTGCGTCGGCCACGTCGCCCCGGAGGCCTCGGACGGCGGGCCGATCGCGTTCGTCCGCGACGGCGACCGGATCACCCTGAACGTCGCCGAGGGCACCCTGGACGTGGAGGTGGACCCGGCCGAGCTGGCCGTGCGCCGCCAGGACTGGGCGCCGCTGCCCGCCCGCTACCGGCGCGGCGTGCTGGCGAAGTACGCGAAGCTGGTCGGTTCGGCGTCGCGCGGCGCCGTCTGCGGGTGATCCGCGGACGGCACCGGCGCGGTGTCACCAGAGGTCGGAGGTGACGATCCCGGCCATCCGCTCGACGGTCAGCGGGGGGACGTCGGCGAGCTGGGCGCCGAGTCCCTTGGGGTTGGCCACGTTGCTGACGTGCAGGATGAGCGCGAAGCCGTCGGGGCGGACCAGGTTGACCATCTGGGTCACACCTGCCGGGTAGCCCTGCAACGCGGTCCGGTAGGTGGTCAGCGAGGAGCCGTCGGGCAGCGTGCTCGCCGTGCAGTCGGAGCCGGGGATGCCGTCGCACCGGGCTTCACCCCGCATGCCGGGGTACACGATCAGGTGGAAACCGCCGGTGATGCCGTCGGCGGTCAGCGTGCCGACGATCGACGCGCCCACCTGCGTCCCGACCGCCGGGGTCGACGACGGGGTCGACGGTGGCGTGGACCCCGGCGTGGACGGTGGCGTGGACTGCGTCCCGACGGCCGGGGCCGCGGGAGCGGTCATCACCACGGCGCCCGGCCCGGCCTCGGTCACGGTGAACGTCGCCGTGCCGCCGAGGACGGCCCGGAGCCGCGCGGCCAGTTCCTCCGGGGTGCCGGGATGTGCGGGCGGCGTGGACGTGGTCGTCGGGAGGTCGGTCGTGGACGACGCCGCGACCCGCGTGCCGGGCCGGTCGTCCGGCACCAGCAGCGCGGCCCCGGCCGCCGCCCCG
This region of Saccharothrix longispora genomic DNA includes:
- the ilvD gene encoding dihydroxy-acid dehydratase; the encoded protein is MDQTRRQAPDIKPRSRDVTDGLERTAARGMLRAVGMGDEDWVKPQVGVASSWNEITPCNLPLDRLAKASKDGVHAAGGYPLEFGTISVSDGISMGHEGMHFSLVSREVIADSVETVVQAERLDGTVLLAGCDKSLPGMLMAAARLDLASVFLYAGSILPGRVTLSDGTDREVTIIDAFEAVGACSRGLMSREDVDRIERAICPGEGACGGMYTANTMASAAEALGMSLPGSAAPPATDRRRDAFARRSGQAVVEMLRRGITARQVMTREAFENAIAVVMAFGGSTNAVLHLLAIAHEAEVELSLDDFTRIGAKVPHLADVKPFGRHVMTDVDRIGGVPVVMKALLDADLLHGDCLTVTGRTVAENLADIAPPDPDGSVLRAMSSPIHRTGGITILHGSLAPEGAVVKSAGFDSDVFTGTARVFDRERAAMDALEDGTITAGDVVVIRYEGPKGGPGMREMLAITAAIKGAGLGKDVLLLTDGRFSGGTTGLCVGHVAPEASDGGPIAFVRDGDRITLNVAEGTLDVEVDPAELAVRRQDWAPLPARYRRGVLAKYAKLVGSASRGAVCG
- a CDS encoding GNAT family N-acetyltransferase produces the protein MTDVRIVHLSEPVFRALVDGDLAAANALSPVPLTPPFAGEEWRGVWRMRLAQAEEDPSSAAWTTGVIWDEESRTPVGRAGYHGPPDEDGVVEIGYAVAPEHRRRGYARAALEALLRRAAEEPLVRTVRVSISPDNEPSYLLADQYGFVEVGEQWDEEDGLEVVYERPAHLPAAPTPDQG